In Trichoplusia ni isolate ovarian cell line Hi5 unplaced genomic scaffold, tn1 tig00002984, whole genome shotgun sequence, the sequence CTTGCAAATTTCTTTTAGCAAACAGTCTGGTCTAAGATTCAATTTATATTGCGCTGTTAGGCGTTTTGACTATCCTTTACCAGATGTTAGGGTTTTGTTTACCTTATGGATCTCTGGGTTAATAGAATATGTTTACGAGCAATCAAGTAGATTACTACTGTAATATCGAAACATACACAGTTAGATAAGCAATTGCTAGTATGTGGCATTATTgcgttttataataatacagtttATCCTTTGAAGACATATTTGCtaattttatagaaacaaattttgttattgCGTCATTAAGTTTAAAGCATAatgtaaatacaaacaaaaaatatatattattaaaaaaatatttaagtatgcaCAGTGCACACACATACACAAGAACGCAGTTTTAGTTCTTTCTCAATTATTCCGAGGGTGTCACGGTAAACAATGTTCTTCGTACTTGCCTTTTAGAAGCGCTATGTATGCAAGAAAGCAATGCACGTCGTCCATCGTACGAGCTCCGTCGTGCGTGTCTGCTGCCTCTGCAGACCGCGCTGGAGACGAAGCGCCCGAGGCTCGTCACCTACGCCCTGCAGGGCTTCCACGTAAGTTTCAACCGTAAAATATGAAGTTAGGTTGCGGACGAAAGGcaagtcatttaaataaaaaagtattattatttaaaagtaggtaAATCCTACAGAGgtaaacatacatatacatattactGGCTTTCTGACTCAACATCAAATCCTTATTTCCAATTCCCTCTCCGGTCACTATATCTACTCATCTATAgctttacaattatatttaatcctaagatactatttttttgtaaatatatgtataaggcAACCTGCTTGCTTTCAGAAAATCCTCCGCGATGATCGGTTCCACCGGGGAATCGAACCTGAAGATGACTCTTTATGGATGCCGTCACAACTTCTATGTGCGACTGCCTCCGTCATGTACCACTTGCCTGATACACAGGTACTCTATTAAGTAAGAGTTCCTTTAAGAAAGAGGCCAAGGAGATAGCcgttaatttttgtttgttgttcatGTGCAAGGACAACACTAAGCTAAAGAAATGTTCCGAAATGACTGCAAGTCTCTACGTTACACTTGATAATGACAGCAAAACGAGACATATTTTTCAACGTTGCTTTTGCGTTTTTCTGCAATTCGTTCAGATATTTACAAGagtacagatattttttttatgaaacgtCTCTTAAACATTATTGGTACTAATATTATTCTCTACATGTTCTGTTCAGGTACAAATCTTCCGCATGTACCTATCCCTGGCGTTGTCTCCACGTCGCACGTTGAACGGTCGGCTGTGCGTGTGGGCGTGCGGGCGCTGCGgagaggcggcggcggcgcccgcgcacgTTGCCGCAGCAGCTAGAGCTGCGGCTGCACAAGCGCTGCGAGCATATTGTGCTCAGTTAGGTAAGCTGCCTATATTGCCTGCATATATTTTATGACCACAATACGACAGATTCCTTTTTTAAGGTTTCTCACTTCTTTTAAAAATCAGAAGCTGAACCTCATTAAACACATAAGCATCTATAGTCACAAAATATTTGTGGGCCACACAGAACctgtagttatttattttaaatgaagacTAATTTAACTGATAACAAAGATTTCTTATAATTACACACTTATTAGTAACCAtatcatttttttgttctagATGAAGAATGCCAAGAGCTACTGTCGGAAGGGTCTCCGCTCGGCAGAAATCACATCGTGGCCGTAGGATGCTACAGCGAAGTCATTCCCGTCATACAATATCTTTGCAGTAGACTCTCTGAAACACAAACGTAAGTTGTGTTTCTACCTCATTATTTCTGTTGATTCACATCCATAGTTCAAAATAACAAGACTATGAAGACAATcacttaatatatataatatcattGCACTTATTAATGTCTTCCTCCTTTCACAGGACTCCAAAGCAGAATCCGCTGGCCCTATTTTTCCTGGATTGTCTTCTTACTCTGATGTCGAGCCTGTCAGAGCGAGTGAGCGGCAACTCTCACTTTACCACGTTCCTGTGGCAAAAGTTCTGCCCATCACTCATCTCGTTCCTCGGGACACCAAGAGTGGataagaacataaaatcgaggtagaatttatataaattgtcaTGCTTCTTCCAGATTTATAACTTATGGACCagtatctttttaaattttttatatttttcagggAGCACGAAGGTCATTTAGTCGATGACTCTGGCAGAGGATCAGGTGCTCTTAACTCAGCTCCTAGCTTCAACAGCAAGCAGGCCAAAGCAATTTATAGGTACGCTTCATATTTGCAACTGCCCACTAATTAGAAGTACTTATCTGCTATATGCTATTTCTAGGTAACTGTTTAGAAATGACCGTTTTGAAATTGTGTGTATAAAATAATCGACATATATTTGCAGTATTGCGAACCAGTTAGTCCGATTAGTGGGCTCAACATCGAACCTACGACCGGTGCTCGAGGCTCTTTACCATCGGATGCTACTGTACCCCCCGGTATCACACCGTGTGGAACCTCTGAGGAGTACCAGAGAGCTGCTGCAAAACCCCAAGAGACTGTGCCAGCTGGTGCTGTTAAAGAAAGTTGATAACCATGAACGACATAGTGATGACATGGCTATTGTGCGgctgtaagtattttaatgtcTTAGAAATTATCTATacgttatttttgttgattttttattgacGCCCAACGTGGGACTATTTTGAAAGTCTGTGaaattgaattgtaataaaaatgaagttaaGTGTTCGCGTGATTTGATGCTCAATGATTAATACGTACATATGGAGAgcatatttgcatatttattatttatttctagtatCATGGATGGAATTGAAGAATGTGGTAGAAGCGGCAACCCGGAAGTAGTGGCTGCAGCTGTGGAATGTATGGTATCTTTACTCGATGCGCTCGAAAAACTGTGTTCTGGTTCTGTGGAGTACGTGGCGCCTGAAATAGCAACGCTGATGCTGAGTCACTGGCCGAAACTGCACGATGCTGACTATACGGGACCTCTTACTTATCAGACTTTAGCTAGACTACCGAGCCCATATAGGTAAGAtcataagaaaacaatatttttaatttggagTAAATCAGCAAATTTACCTCTAGAAGAGTGTACTAAAAAGAGTGAAACatacttttctttgttttgtttcagagaTGTGGTAGCCGTGTTACAAAgtactgaaacaaaagaacacGACTCATCAGGTtcgaatattcattttatttggttGACCAAAAATTTTATACCAAGCAGTCTGATTTGTAACTTATGAGCTTCccttaatttatttactgacACAAAGTGagctttattctttttttttgcagacACTTCTGGTCCAGAAAACGTTACTTCAGGGAGTGACGGCGAAGCAGATTCGGATGCTGATAATGTCTTCCTACCATCACGAGCTCGCAATCCCTCGTCAAATGATAATGAAAAGAACTCTGTTCCTGATAAACCGAAAGCCGTACCAAAGACGCTGAACCTTGGCAGGTAATTAGGGTTACcgaaaaacatacttatgtattttcatATAACTATTTTCAATGTCACGTTTCCTTCCAGGTGTACGATCACAGAATGCAATGTGGACTTAGAGAGACACAATGCTAGACAGTTCGTCAAAACTCTTCAGAACTCATTGTTACCTAAACTGATGAATCTACGAACGTGCATAGAGGTAAATTGTGGATCCAgtgacaattaattttatctattaacgttcttaaattttaaatattttttctacttttaaacaaaatctggTCAAAAGTCGGGTCGaattgtttttccttaaaaACGTTAGTCTTGGACTACGTAAAAATTACACATAACGTAATGTTTATGTTATCACTTTTAGGTGGACGAAGCAATGCAAGAGTTTGCATCTAAGTGCTGCCAACATAACGCGGCCCAACCCCCAGCCACTGCTTGCATTATGAACGCAGACGGGGTATACCTTGCTACTTACGCAGCACTGCTACTAACCTTACGACAACGGAGGACTAATTATTACAACCAACCTAGTGTAAGTACTTACAAATAATGATGTATGTCATGTCATACTTACCATGTTTTACCAAAGCCCCGGAAATATAGTTACGTACTCTTGTTCTACGAACGGCTTTTGAGTAGGCATGTGCTTGCAATAACTTtcttaaaatccttttttattgCAGAAGGTCCAAGTTTCCTTAACAGAAGACGAATTTGTGGAAGAGGTGCAAGGCAGTGGTGTGCTCGTGTATTTATCGGCAACGTGGCTAAGGGAACTGTACCAACAAGTTCTGGCTGCTGATCTGTTGAAAGATGTTCCAACGTCTGATCACCCATTGGTGCATTTACTGTCAGGTAAATCTTTGTATACTTCGCTCCTACTTTGAAAAACTGAATCGTGGATCAAAATTTAAAGGCACAATCTTATCGTCATATTTTAGATCTTGGAGGATTGGATCAGAGCCCAGTAATGTCGGACTGGCagaaattaaaagaagtatCCCAGTTGTATACTTACACCAACGACTCGCCACAGCATCAAGCAAGCTTACGATGGGCTCGAAGGTAAGACagaatatgaaaaacaattgaagactTCACAATCACATAATACTCCGAACATTTTAAGACCAAAAACTTTGTTCTAGGATTTTGACCTGTATTTGGGATTCAATGGTAACAGTTTTGAGCGTTCCTCTAACTGGATACAGGAACAAAAAACATAAGTTGCATGGAATCATTTCGAAAAAAATTAATACGTTCGGAAAGAGAAAGCGTATTGCTTGGGAAGGGCTTACTATACAATGCCTCGAGGGATTACACaaagtaagtacataatatacttTGAGCACgccttataattttataatcgaaagtattattaattttttattactacttCTATTGTTACAGGCTGCAAGAGTAAGCAACACATTGAGTCTACAAAACAGGTGCAGTAGTATACTGGCTTTATTAGCCAACTCCGCCATCTCACAGCCTCCAAACGGCAAAATACTTTCAACGCATGCTTTATCATTGGATATATTGATAACAGGTATGTTTAGTTGTTCAAAAAATGGTGtcacgttgggcgccaataaCATTTGTTTTCGGAAACATGTCTTTGTAccgttatgtttttttattaggtGGTTTAGAGCTTGGTTCGAAAGCTCCAGAATGCTGGGAACACATATTTGCAGCATGCCAGTACGTTTCGAGCTTTGAACACTCGTTGTTTGGGCATCAAGGGAACAACGCCACGCCGATAGTGACGATGCAGACTGGTAGAAATAAAACTGTCTCTATACTACAAGCTGACGCTAAACTTGGACTTGACGGGAGAGAcgatgaaacttggtacctaacttttttcttctatttttctatttaaaagtttaatcatctaattgtctttttttaatctttttcttatttatctcTCTCTTTTTCGCAGCGTCGACGTCTTTAACTTCTTGCAGCCAGTATTCGAGAACAACATCAACAATGACATGTCAGTTGCGAAAATAGTCGAGACATGTCGACAAGAGGTCGGCTATCAAAGTTTACTTTTATAAGaatgtttatagttttaatgttaagtatttttaacgACTTTTTGATGTTTCCTAGGGAGGTAACGTAATATCTGGTTCTGGCGCGGCGCGGGTCTGCTGTGCCCTGACTGCAGCAGCTGACACGCTGTTCACACGACTGGCTGCTACCACTACGTTACCCACTCTGAAAGCAGCACTGCAGCGACTTGTAGCGCATCAACATCGCTTAGTAAGTTACAAAGGATTTGTAAGATTTGGTATtccaaacaaaaacttttattttattatttttgactcATAGAAGGCCATAAGGGATTGGTAGGTACTCCAATTTTCTCAGTTTGGCAAATCAAAAATTAGGAaagttaaatagaaaacaattttaggACATATTTGGGAGATTACTTGCTCTAAATAGTTGTTCTGactcatttaaaatatctataattttgCAGTTGTTTTGCACATGGGAGCAAGACGTCGCTAACAACAACGTGTGGTGGTGGCGACGGGGTTCGAGCGGTGCATCCAAGGGCGCAAGGGGcagcgggggcgcgggggcgcgcggcgcgggcggcgaggcggcaCGAGCGCTCTGTCGGGCCGGGGATGTAGCACTGCGGTGCTTAAGGGCTGCGAGACCACTAGCTCATCGCATGGCTATTTGGACTGTAGTTGGGCCACACTTCATGCAGGTACagactatttttgtatttcaataagaaaatgtagatattaaaaactACAGCCGTAAAACGTTTCTTGtctaaaaccaaaatatttataaaaatagtttgaattagAATTGAAATCATATTCCCAAAGCTACTTTTTCATACACATgctacatataatatatttcttgtgCTTACTCCACAGGCTGCTTGCCATAAAGACATCCAAATCGCGAGCCTAGCTATCCAGTGCCTGCACGACTGTGCCACGGCTCTGCTGAACCAGCAAGTGGAACTACCTCACTTCCACTTCAACGAAGCACTACTAAAACCCTTCGAGAACCTTCTCTGCTTAGAACTATGCGATGATGATATACAGGTACATTTCCTATTTTTATGTTGAGatataactattaattaatctttaatttattatttgtttacgttCATGTCTTTCACCAGGAACAAATAATATCCTGTATCTGCGAGTTTGTTGAAACAAACAGAATGGAAATCAGATCGGGTTGGCGACCATTATTCAACACGCTACGAGCCGCTAACAATTCGAACCAGTACTCTGCAATACTGGAAATATTCAAAGTATTTCTCAGTACTGACAATACTCTCGTTTTCGCAAATGCTGCGCTTGATTGCATTCTATGCCTTCTAAGCCATATTAAAGGGTTACACTACGATGAAGTACAAGCAGCTGAAGTAAAACCAAAGAAAGCTACTACACCTACACAACCAAAACCTAGCCTTAGTCTGAAATTCTCCAAGAACAGCAAATTTATTCCACTCAGtgaagaaaaatctgaaaaagtCATCGTAGATATGTGCAGAGAAGCGCTATATCACTTAGAGAGCTGTGCAGATATTTTGACCATGATGTACAATATGCCAAAATGTCCAATCTTCAACACAGGCAACAGAATCAAAGGAGACATGCCGCTTTGTGTCGTTGATCCAATAATCCCCAGCTCTGGCCTAGACATTACGAAGTTCATACCAAGTGAATATTTTGAAGAAGATGTTATTTCTTATAGGAAATTATCTACAAGTCTTCCACCTTCCAACACAACCAATAACTGTCTCTTAAAACTAGATAAACCGAGCAACATACTTAAAGTATGGTACGTTCTTATAGAAGGGTTGATTTCAGCTACGGTTGTTTGTTCAAAGAAGAATCAACCAGCTGCAATGGAAACCTTGTTCAAACTGTTGAGAAATACAGTAGAGGTACCGGGCACACATTTTGGTCTACACTGCATAAATCACCTGCTATTACCAACTGTACAGAATTGGCTTCGTCAAATAAGTAACGTGAATACTCACTGGGACAGCGTGATGCCAAACTTCAAGCAATGCTGTGGTATGACCACAGATACACTTGTTGTGTATTTACATCACCTGCAACAGATCAATATTGAACGATCAACTGTGGATGAGAAAAATGAAGGATCAGAAATAGAACCAATCGAAAATGCTGAAGCAACGTTTGCCTTAAAACAAATCATGTTAATCCTAGTGGAATGTATCGCTCAACCACAAGAACCAATAGCACGGCTAGGAGCGTCGTGTATAAGGCACATTATTCTAACTTCCGGACACCTATTAACTGACAACCAATGGCAAGTTATTTGCATAAGTTTACACAGAGCTTGTAACGTGAGCTTGGCTCCGCTAAAGCAAATCACTTTTGCCTTCAAAGAAAACTCGAATAGCTTTTATGGTGATTTAGCTATAGTCAAAGTAGCTGCTAGACGAGATTGTTCAGTTAATGACAATGTAAGACTGCACGCCATGGCGCAACAAGTGTTCCTAACAGAGCAGATGACGGGAGACGGGCATGTTAAAGTAACTCCTAAGAACTCTTCGCAAAATCTGATGTTAATTGATGATAGGAGCTACATATTTTTAGTCTATCTCCAAGAGTCAATTAATTCTCTGAACCCAGAGTTATATACGATAAGGATTCCTCATAGGGGACTCGTAGTTGGGCTGCTAGCCCATCAAATACTGATTCAAATTATTGCAACCGTGCTGATCCAAGCTTCATCAGACATATTTCAGGGTATCAACAGTATTTTACTCGAAAGTCTAAATACTGGGTCAAACGTATGCAATTACAAATTCTTCCTAAACAATGATAATACAGAACTGTTACTGAGAGCTCTGGAGCTATCGTTCACGAGGGCCATGCAGTTTGATTCGAGGCCAGGTTTGAAATTCCTTGTCCAAAAAGTATCCAACCTAGATCACGCCGCTAACCTCTACAAGCAAACAACCTCCTCTTGGCTTATTAAAGTGATTGCTTTGACTGAAATATTCTTCAACGGAGTTCACAAATTTAAACTGAAGTCCACCGACATATCTATCATTTTACACAACTATACAACATCGTTGAACTTGACCCTAGAATATGATCAGTTTGTCACTAAGATATTTGATCTAAAACAAACTTGGGAACTTTTATGCCACAATTACGTCAAACACCTGATAAATGTCTCGGACTTTGATGATCCGGAACTAAAAGAACGAATGTCTTGCAGTTCAGGTGAAAGTGATAATTCCTCGAAT encodes:
- the LOC113507630 gene encoding brefeldin A-inhibited guanine nucleotide-exchange protein 3, with the protein product MEELLQDIFKEATGVKFTALRKSCQDALEALCMQESNARRPSYELRRACLLPLQTALETKRPRLVTYALQGFHKILRDDRFHRGIEPEDDSLWMPSQLLCATASVMYHLPDTQVQIFRMYLSLALSPRRTLNGRLCVWACGRCGEAAAAPAHVAAAARAAAAQALRAYCAQLDEECQELLSEGSPLGRNHIVAVGCYSEVIPVIQYLCSRLSETQTTPKQNPLALFFLDCLLTLMSSLSERVSGNSHFTTFLWQKFCPSLISFLGTPRVDKNIKSREHEGHLVDDSGRGSGALNSAPSFNSKQAKAIYSIANQLVRLVGSTSNLRPVLEALYHRMLLYPPVSHRVEPLRSTRELLQNPKRLCQLVLLKKVDNHERHSDDMAIVRLIMDGIEECGRSGNPEVVAAAVECMVSLLDALEKLCSGSVEYVAPEIATLMLSHWPKLHDADYTGPLTYQTLARLPSPYRDVVAVLQSTETKEHDSSDTSGPENVTSGSDGEADSDADNVFLPSRARNPSSNDNEKNSVPDKPKAVPKTLNLGRCTITECNVDLERHNARQFVKTLQNSLLPKLMNLRTCIEVDEAMQEFASKCCQHNAAQPPATACIMNADGVYLATYAALLLTLRQRRTNYYNQPSKVQVSLTEDEFVEEVQGSGVLVYLSATWLRELYQQVLAADLLKDVPTSDHPLVHLLSDLGGLDQSPVMSDWQKLKEVSQLYTYTNDSPQHQASLRWARRILTCIWDSMVTVLSVPLTGYRNKKHKLHGIISKKINTFGKRKRIAWEGLTIQCLEGLHKAARVSNTLSLQNRCSSILALLANSAISQPPNGKILSTHALSLDILITGGLELGSKAPECWEHIFAACQYVSSFEHSLFGHQGNNATPIVTMQTGRNKTVSILQADAKLGLDGRDDETCVDVFNFLQPVFENNINNDMSVAKIVETCRQEGGNVISGSGAARVCCALTAAADTLFTRLAATTTLPTLKAALQRLVAHQHRLLFCTWEQDVANNNVWWWRRGSSGASKGARGSGGAGARGAGGEAARALCRAGDVALRCLRAARPLAHRMAIWTVVGPHFMQAACHKDIQIASLAIQCLHDCATALLNQQVELPHFHFNEALLKPFENLLCLELCDDDIQEQIISCICEFVETNRMEIRSGWRPLFNTLRAANNSNQYSAILEIFKVFLSTDNTLVFANAALDCILCLLSHIKGLHYDEVQAAEVKPKKATTPTQPKPSLSLKFSKNSKFIPLSEEKSEKVIVDMCREALYHLESCADILTMMYNMPKCPIFNTGNRIKGDMPLCVVDPIIPSSGLDITKFIPSEYFEEDVISYRKLSTSLPPSNTTNNCLLKLDKPSNILKVWYVLIEGLISATVVCSKKNQPAAMETLFKLLRNTVEVPGTHFGLHCINHLLLPTVQNWLRQISNVNTHWDSVMPNFKQCCGMTTDTLVVYLHHLQQINIERSTVDEKNEGSEIEPIENAEATFALKQIMLILVECIAQPQEPIARLGASCIRHIILTSGHLLTDNQWQVICISLHRACNVSLAPLKQITFAFKENSNSFYGDLAIVKVAARRDCSVNDNVRLHAMAQQVFLTEQMTGDGHVKVTPKNSSQNLMLIDDRSYIFLVYLQESINSLNPELYTIRIPHRGLVVGLLAHQILIQIIATVLIQASSDIFQGINSILLESLNTGSNVCNYKFFLNNDNTELLLRALELSFTRAMQFDSRPGLKFLVQKVSNLDHAANLYKQTTSSWLIKVIALTEIFFNGVHKFKLKSTDISIILHNYTTSLNLTLEYDQFVTKIFDLKQTWELLCHNYVKHLINVSDFDDPELKERMSCSSGESDNSSNHYDQYYAQEPNEVTEEPPPINQEYSITPEDGSEKPKPFTFADFKANSQGSITVEVHAENIPKTTAEESTEAPDNEVAKDQNSNTSDDKPLNEIEQESPEKDKETPTPIKENKGSVPDIIENHNIDTRKVSITICDPPAYEKTKAAEPILPPQPVPPEIEQQRALSISKDTEVQRNCFQNILMAYLELVLTFSLERFQLIHPVLQNGFVQLAKTVTDPQLLDRINIFFDKKDLSELNYK